A genome region from Pseudomonas pergaminensis includes the following:
- a CDS encoding LLM class flavin-dependent oxidoreductase, protein MSREIRLNAFDMNCVGHQSPGLWAHPRDRSWQYKDLEYWTDLAKILERGKFDGLFIADVLGIYDVYNGNGDAAIRQAAQVPVNDPLSLIAPMALVTEHLGFGLTASLSFEHPYPFARRLSTLDHLTKGRIGWNIVTSYLESGAKNLGQKAQTEHDARYDYAEEYLEVCYKLWEGSWEEGAVLRDRERRIFSDPSKIHEIRHVGKHFQVPGIHLCEPSPQRTPVLYQAGASSRGKQFAAEQAECVFVAAPSKVLLKKTVADIRRRAADAGRDPKKILIFNLQTVIVGETDAKAKAKFDEYKSYVSYEGAMALISGWTGIDFSQFKPDEPLKHVHTNAIQSAVEAFSTADPNKVWTPNELADWVGIGGFGPLFVGGPETVADLLQEWVEETDVDGFNLAYALTHETFIDAVDLLVPELQKRGVYKTEYAQGTLREKLFGDGARLAANHPGAGYRDLAALHPSNVGAGLLANAD, encoded by the coding sequence ATGTCCCGTGAAATCCGCTTGAATGCCTTCGACATGAATTGTGTCGGCCACCAATCCCCGGGCCTGTGGGCGCACCCGCGTGACCGATCGTGGCAGTACAAGGACCTGGAATACTGGACCGACCTGGCGAAAATCCTGGAGCGCGGCAAGTTCGACGGCCTGTTTATCGCTGACGTGCTGGGCATCTATGACGTCTACAACGGTAACGGTGATGCGGCGATTCGCCAGGCCGCGCAGGTGCCGGTCAATGACCCGCTGTCGCTGATCGCGCCGATGGCGCTGGTCACCGAGCATCTGGGTTTTGGCCTCACCGCTTCGTTGTCCTTTGAGCATCCGTACCCGTTCGCCCGCCGTCTCTCCACCCTCGACCACCTGACCAAGGGTCGCATCGGCTGGAACATCGTCACCTCCTACCTGGAAAGCGGCGCCAAGAATCTTGGGCAGAAAGCCCAGACCGAACACGACGCGCGCTACGACTACGCCGAGGAGTACCTGGAGGTCTGCTACAAACTCTGGGAAGGCAGTTGGGAGGAGGGCGCCGTGCTGCGCGACCGCGAGCGTCGGATTTTCAGCGACCCGAGCAAGATCCACGAAATCCGCCATGTCGGTAAACACTTCCAGGTGCCCGGCATTCACCTCTGCGAGCCGTCACCGCAGCGCACGCCGGTGCTCTACCAGGCCGGGGCGTCCAGCCGTGGCAAGCAGTTCGCCGCCGAACAGGCCGAGTGCGTATTCGTCGCCGCACCCTCCAAGGTGCTGCTGAAAAAGACCGTCGCTGACATCCGCCGGCGTGCCGCCGACGCCGGGCGGGATCCGAAGAAGATCCTGATCTTCAACTTGCAGACGGTGATCGTCGGTGAGACCGACGCCAAGGCCAAGGCCAAGTTTGACGAATACAAATCCTACGTCAGCTACGAGGGCGCGATGGCGCTGATCTCTGGCTGGACCGGCATCGACTTCAGCCAGTTCAAGCCCGATGAACCGCTCAAGCACGTGCACACCAACGCGATTCAGTCGGCGGTGGAAGCCTTCTCCACGGCGGACCCGAACAAGGTCTGGACGCCAAACGAACTGGCCGATTGGGTCGGCATCGGCGGCTTTGGCCCGCTTTTTGTCGGCGGCCCGGAAACCGTGGCAGACCTGTTGCAGGAGTGGGTCGAAGAAACCGATGTCGACGGCTTCAACCTGGCCTATGCACTGACCCACGAAACCTTCATCGACGCCGTGGACCTGCTGGTGCCGGAGTTGCAGAAGCGTGGCGTGTACAAGACCGAATACGCTCAGGGCACGCTGCGCGAGAAGTTGTTTGGCGATGGTGCGAGGTTGGCGGCGAATCATCCGGGGGCCGGTTACCGCGATTTGGCGGCCTTGCACCCTTCCAATGTGGGAGCGGGCTTGCTCGCGAATGCGGACTGA
- a CDS encoding acyl-CoA dehydrogenase yields the protein MTALSLARQLLDSTRRHVEKSDDPYVISRFGDLQIRVDVAAALLERAETHPSPVAATEAQIAAAEALIAASNAEFELTGQRTALPSTLDDPLRWKYQVVGNYHLNGVL from the coding sequence ATGACTGCACTGAGCCTTGCGCGCCAACTATTGGACAGCACCCGCCGGCATGTCGAGAAAAGCGATGACCCCTACGTCATCAGTCGCTTTGGCGACTTACAGATTCGCGTCGATGTCGCCGCTGCCCTGTTGGAACGCGCCGAAACCCATCCCAGCCCGGTGGCCGCCACCGAAGCGCAAATTGCCGCCGCCGAAGCCCTGATCGCCGCGAGCAACGCCGAATTCGAACTGACCGGCCAACGCACCGCACTGCCGTCGACCCTCGACGACCCCCTGCGCTGGAAATACCAGGTTGTCGGCAACTACCACCTCAACGGAGTGCTTTGA
- a CDS encoding SfnB family sulfur acquisition oxidoreductase, with protein sequence MSAHPQHLAHIIRSDAEAIEVATRLAKRFAVEASARDRERRLPVAELDEFSASGLWGITIPKAYGGAGVSYVTVAEVIKLISAADPSLGQIPQNHLGVVDILLQTATEEQKQHYFGKVLQGYRFGNAFSEAKSKNAGTFDTQIRFHGDTAQINGEKFYCTGALFAHLVPTVGNNEDGQAFIAFVERDAPGLNVIDSWDGFGQRTTASGGVTLDGVTVPVSAVIPAHLAFDQPTANGPISQIIQAAVDTGIALGALEQAKIYARQARPWIDSQQEHGWQDPFTIAAIGDLEWRVHGTEAILAKAGLAVDRALAEPSEDSVAHASLVVAQAKVLSAETALLASSKLFELAGTRSVTGKHNLDRFWRNARTHTLHDPARWKYYLIGNFVLNGVKPARHAWN encoded by the coding sequence ATGTCAGCCCACCCTCAACACCTTGCCCATATCATCCGCTCGGACGCGGAAGCCATCGAGGTCGCCACGCGCCTGGCCAAACGCTTTGCCGTCGAGGCCAGCGCGCGCGACCGTGAGCGGCGCCTGCCGGTGGCCGAGCTTGACGAGTTCTCCGCCAGCGGTCTGTGGGGCATCACCATTCCCAAAGCGTACGGTGGAGCTGGCGTGTCCTATGTGACCGTGGCCGAGGTGATCAAGCTGATCTCCGCCGCCGACCCGTCCCTGGGGCAGATTCCGCAGAACCACCTCGGTGTCGTCGACATCCTGTTGCAAACGGCGACCGAGGAACAAAAACAGCACTACTTCGGCAAAGTCCTCCAGGGCTATCGCTTCGGCAACGCCTTCTCCGAAGCCAAGAGCAAGAACGCCGGCACCTTCGACACGCAGATTCGCTTCCATGGCGACACCGCGCAAATCAACGGCGAGAAGTTCTACTGCACCGGCGCGCTGTTCGCCCATCTGGTGCCCACCGTCGGCAACAATGAAGACGGCCAGGCCTTTATTGCCTTTGTCGAACGCGACGCGCCCGGCCTGAACGTGATCGACAGCTGGGACGGCTTCGGCCAGCGCACCACCGCCAGCGGCGGCGTGACCCTCGACGGTGTGACCGTGCCCGTGAGCGCGGTGATTCCAGCCCACTTGGCCTTCGACCAGCCCACGGCCAATGGCCCGATCTCGCAGATCATCCAGGCCGCCGTCGACACCGGCATCGCCCTCGGCGCGCTGGAGCAGGCCAAGATCTACGCCCGCCAGGCGCGACCCTGGATCGACAGCCAACAAGAGCACGGCTGGCAGGACCCGTTCACCATCGCCGCCATCGGCGACCTGGAATGGCGGGTGCACGGCACCGAGGCCATTCTCGCCAAGGCCGGCCTGGCGGTGGACCGCGCCCTCGCCGAACCGAGTGAAGACAGCGTGGCCCATGCCTCGTTGGTGGTCGCCCAGGCCAAAGTGCTGTCGGCCGAAACCGCCTTGCTCGCCAGCAGCAAACTCTTCGAACTGGCCGGCACCCGCTCGGTCACCGGCAAGCACAACCTCGACCGCTTCTGGCGCAACGCACGCACCCACACCCTGCACGACCCGGCCCGCTGGAAATACTACCTGATTGGCAACTTCGTGCTCAACGGTGTGAAGCCCGCGCGCCACGCCTGGAACTAA
- a CDS encoding helix-turn-helix domain-containing protein — translation MHKENPQRASVLQHVSQNVRRLRHAADLSQTALSEKSGVSRRMLVAIEAGEKNVSLSTLDRVAEALDVAFSDLIQAPDAPDHSRINELAWAGEIPGSKAVLLAKATARREVELWEMQLEPGDRYSPDPDPDGWSVQLFVFEGCLTLLVGDEEKHVAAGEFYMFASRHVHGYRNDGDLAVRFVRNVVI, via the coding sequence GTGCACAAAGAAAATCCGCAACGGGCTTCGGTCCTGCAGCACGTCAGCCAGAACGTTCGTCGCCTGCGCCACGCGGCCGACTTGAGCCAGACCGCGCTCTCGGAAAAATCCGGGGTCAGCCGGCGCATGCTGGTGGCCATCGAGGCGGGCGAAAAGAACGTCAGCCTGTCCACCCTCGACCGCGTGGCCGAAGCGTTGGACGTGGCGTTCAGCGACCTGATCCAGGCCCCGGATGCGCCTGACCACAGCCGTATCAACGAACTGGCCTGGGCGGGGGAAATTCCTGGGAGCAAGGCGGTGCTGTTGGCCAAGGCCACGGCGCGCCGCGAGGTCGAGTTGTGGGAAATGCAACTGGAGCCGGGCGATCGCTACAGTCCCGATCCCGACCCGGATGGCTGGAGCGTGCAGCTATTTGTATTCGAAGGCTGCCTCACATTGCTGGTGGGCGATGAAGAGAAGCACGTTGCCGCCGGTGAGTTTTATATGTTCGCCAGCCGTCACGTGCATGGCTATCGCAATGACGGCGATTTGGCGGTGCGCTTTGTGCGCAATGTGGTGATATGA
- a CDS encoding DMT family transporter, which translates to MTTPNSPSRFNRFSKAECILVVITMIWGGTFLLVQHAMTVSGPMFFVGLRFAAAAIVVGFFSLRTLRDLTLFELKAGVFIGVAIMFGYGLQTIGLQTILSSQSAFITALYVPFVPLLQWLVLGRRPGLMPSIGIMLAFTGLMLLTGPAGASLNFSPGEIATLIGAVAIAAEIILISAFAGQVDVRRVTVVQLATASLLSFLMVVPMGEALPGFSWLLLFSAVGLGLTSAVIQVAMNWAQQSVSPTRATLIYAGEPVWAGVVGRIAGERFPPIAMLGAALIVAAVIVSEMKTKGQKALELRDEREQEQQG; encoded by the coding sequence ATGACCACCCCGAACTCCCCTTCGCGTTTCAACCGTTTCAGCAAAGCCGAATGCATCCTGGTGGTGATCACCATGATCTGGGGCGGCACCTTTTTGCTGGTGCAGCATGCGATGACCGTCAGTGGCCCGATGTTTTTCGTCGGCCTGCGGTTTGCGGCGGCGGCCATCGTGGTGGGGTTCTTTTCCTTGCGCACCCTGCGCGACCTGACCCTGTTCGAGTTGAAGGCCGGGGTGTTTATCGGCGTGGCGATCATGTTTGGCTACGGGTTGCAGACCATTGGCCTGCAGACGATCCTGAGCAGCCAGTCGGCGTTTATCACCGCGCTCTATGTGCCCTTCGTGCCATTGCTGCAATGGCTGGTACTGGGCCGGCGCCCGGGGTTGATGCCAAGCATCGGCATCATGCTGGCGTTCACCGGGTTGATGCTGCTGACCGGGCCGGCGGGCGCTTCGTTGAATTTCAGCCCCGGTGAAATCGCCACCTTGATCGGCGCGGTCGCGATCGCGGCAGAAATCATCCTGATCAGCGCCTTTGCCGGGCAGGTGGATGTGCGCCGGGTGACCGTGGTGCAACTGGCCACGGCGTCGTTGTTGTCGTTCCTGATGGTGGTGCCGATGGGCGAGGCACTGCCGGGGTTTTCATGGTTATTGCTATTCAGTGCCGTGGGCCTGGGCTTGACCAGTGCGGTGATCCAAGTGGCGATGAACTGGGCGCAGCAAAGTGTTTCGCCCACCCGCGCCACGTTGATCTATGCCGGCGAGCCAGTGTGGGCCGGCGTGGTGGGGCGGATTGCGGGGGAGCGTTTTCCGCCGATTGCGATGCTGGGGGCGGCGTTGATTGTGGCGGCGGTGATTGTCAGTGAGATGAAGACCAAGGGGCAGAAGGCCCTCGAATTGCGCGATGAGCGGGAACAGGAACAGCAGGGATAG
- a CDS encoding monovalent cation/H+ antiporter subunit A — protein MSLIVLLLLPFIGSCLAALLPHNARNTESLLAGLVALVGTVQVALLYPQIAHGGVIREEFMWLPSLGLNFVLRMDGFAWLFSMLVLGIGTLVSLYARYYMSPDDPVPRFFAFFLAFMGAMLGLVISGNLVQIVFFWELTSLFSFLLIGYWHHRADARRGAYMALMVTGAGGLCLLAGVMLLGHIVGSYDLDQVLAAGDQIRAHALYPVMLALVLIGALSKSAQFPFHFWLPHAMAAPTPVSAYLHSATMVKAGVFLLARLWPSLSGSEEWFWIVGGAGALTLLLGAYCAMFQNDLKGLLAYSTISHLGLITLLLGLNSPLAAVAAVFHILNHATFKASLFMAAGIIDHESGTRDIRKLSGLVRLIPFTATLAMVASASMAGVPLLNGFLSKEMFFAETVFITSTAWVEFALPLIATIAGTFSVAYALRFTVDVFFGPTATNLPHTPHEPPRWMRAPVELLVFTCLLVGIFPAQVVGSILAAAALPVVGGVLPEYSLAIWHGWNAPMIMSLVAMSGGVVLYLLLRKQLKRGRFKYPPVISYFNGKRGFERSLVVMMRGVRKIEKRISTKRLQTQLFLLVLVAVIGGMIPMLNSGLSWGDRPKIPGSIVFVTLWLLAIACALGAAWQAKYHRLAALTMVSVCGLMTCITFVWFSAPDLALTQLVVEVVTTVLILLGLRWLPRRIEEVSPLPSSLRKARIRRLRDFLLSTVVGGGMALLSYAMLTRQTPNDISSFYLSRALPEGGGSNVVNVMLVDFRGFDTLGEITVLGAVALTVYALLRRFRPSKESMQLPAQQRQLAPDVATDLVNPRQASDTALGFMMVPAVLVRLLLPIALVVSFYLFMRGHNQPGGGFVAGLVMSVAFILQYMVAGTQWVEAQMSLRPMRWMGFGLFSATLTGLGALFAGYPFLTTHTWHFSLPVLGDIHVASALFFDVGVYAMVVGSTLLMLTALGHQSVRAHKPSNQAKVVAATEGAA, from the coding sequence ATGTCCTTGATAGTTCTACTGCTTCTGCCGTTTATTGGCAGCTGTCTGGCGGCCTTGCTGCCGCACAATGCACGTAACACCGAATCCCTGCTGGCTGGCCTTGTGGCCCTGGTCGGTACCGTTCAAGTCGCCCTGCTCTACCCCCAAATCGCCCACGGTGGCGTGATCCGCGAAGAATTCATGTGGTTGCCCAGCCTTGGGCTGAACTTCGTGTTGCGCATGGACGGGTTTGCCTGGCTGTTCTCGATGCTGGTGCTGGGCATCGGCACGTTGGTGTCGCTGTATGCGCGCTACTACATGTCGCCGGATGACCCGGTGCCGCGCTTCTTTGCGTTTTTCCTGGCCTTCATGGGCGCCATGCTCGGGCTGGTGATTTCCGGCAACCTGGTCCAGATCGTGTTCTTCTGGGAACTGACCAGCCTGTTCTCGTTCCTGCTGATCGGCTATTGGCACCACCGCGCCGACGCGCGACGCGGTGCATACATGGCGTTGATGGTCACCGGCGCCGGTGGTTTGTGCCTGCTGGCGGGCGTGATGCTGCTGGGGCATATCGTCGGCAGCTATGACCTCGACCAGGTGCTGGCAGCGGGCGATCAGATTCGCGCGCACGCGCTGTACCCGGTCATGCTGGCCCTGGTGCTGATCGGCGCCTTGAGCAAAAGCGCCCAGTTCCCCTTCCACTTCTGGCTGCCCCACGCGATGGCGGCGCCCACCCCGGTGTCGGCGTACCTGCATTCGGCGACGATGGTGAAGGCCGGCGTGTTCCTGCTGGCCCGCCTGTGGCCGTCGCTGTCCGGTAGCGAAGAATGGTTCTGGATCGTCGGCGGTGCCGGCGCTCTCACCCTCCTCCTCGGCGCCTACTGCGCCATGTTCCAGAATGATCTCAAGGGCCTGCTGGCCTACTCCACCATCAGCCACCTCGGGCTGATCACCTTGCTGCTGGGGCTCAACAGCCCGCTGGCTGCCGTCGCAGCCGTGTTCCATATCCTTAACCACGCCACGTTCAAGGCCTCGCTGTTCATGGCGGCGGGCATCATCGACCACGAAAGCGGCACGCGGGATATCCGCAAGCTCAGCGGGCTGGTGCGGTTGATCCCCTTTACGGCGACACTGGCGATGGTGGCCAGTGCGTCCATGGCCGGCGTGCCGTTGCTCAACGGCTTCCTGTCCAAAGAGATGTTCTTCGCCGAAACCGTGTTCATCACCTCGACCGCTTGGGTGGAGTTTGCCCTGCCGTTGATCGCGACCATTGCCGGTACGTTCAGCGTGGCCTACGCGCTGCGTTTCACGGTCGATGTGTTCTTCGGCCCAACCGCGACCAACCTGCCGCACACGCCCCACGAACCGCCGCGCTGGATGCGTGCGCCGGTCGAGCTGCTGGTGTTCACCTGCCTGCTGGTGGGCATTTTCCCGGCCCAGGTGGTGGGTTCGATCCTCGCCGCTGCCGCCCTGCCAGTGGTGGGTGGTGTGCTGCCGGAGTACAGCCTGGCGATCTGGCACGGCTGGAACGCGCCGATGATCATGAGCCTGGTGGCCATGTCCGGCGGCGTTGTGCTCTACCTGCTGCTGCGCAAGCAACTCAAGCGCGGCCGCTTCAAATACCCACCGGTGATCAGCTACTTCAACGGCAAGCGCGGTTTCGAGCGCAGCCTGGTAGTGATGATGCGCGGCGTGCGCAAGATCGAGAAACGCATCAGCACCAAGCGCCTGCAGACGCAACTGTTCTTGCTGGTGTTGGTGGCGGTGATCGGCGGCATGATCCCCATGCTCAACAGTGGCCTCAGTTGGGGCGACCGACCGAAGATCCCCGGTTCCATTGTGTTCGTGACCCTGTGGCTGCTGGCGATTGCCTGTGCCCTCGGCGCCGCCTGGCAAGCCAAGTATCACCGACTGGCAGCCCTGACCATGGTCAGCGTGTGCGGCCTGATGACCTGCATCACCTTTGTGTGGTTCTCGGCGCCGGACTTGGCGCTGACGCAGTTGGTGGTCGAAGTGGTCACCACTGTGCTGATCCTGCTGGGCCTGCGTTGGCTGCCACGGCGGATCGAAGAAGTCTCGCCACTGCCCAGCTCGCTGCGCAAGGCTCGCATCCGTCGCTTGCGTGACTTCCTGTTGTCCACGGTGGTGGGTGGCGGCATGGCGCTGCTGTCCTACGCGATGCTGACCCGCCAGACACCCAACGACATTTCCTCGTTCTACCTCAGCCGCGCCCTGCCCGAAGGCGGCGGCAGCAATGTGGTGAACGTGATGCTGGTGGATTTCCGTGGCTTCGACACCCTGGGCGAGATCACCGTGCTCGGCGCCGTGGCGCTGACGGTGTACGCCCTGCTGCGGCGCTTCCGCCCATCCAAGGAAAGCATGCAACTGCCCGCGCAACAGCGCCAGTTGGCGCCGGACGTGGCCACCGACCTGGTCAACCCGCGCCAGGCCAGCGACACCGCCCTGGGCTTCATGATGGTGCCGGCGGTGCTGGTGCGCCTGCTGCTGCCGATAGCGCTGGTGGTGTCGTTCTACCTGTTCATGCGCGGCCACAACCAACCGGGCGGCGGGTTTGTCGCCGGCCTGGTGATGTCGGTCGCGTTTATCCTGCAATACATGGTTGCCGGCACGCAGTGGGTCGAGGCACAGATGAGCCTGCGGCCGATGCGCTGGATGGGCTTCGGGCTGTTCTCGGCGACGCTGACCGGGCTCGGTGCACTGTTTGCCGGCTACCCGTTCCTCACCACCCATACCTGGCATTTCAGCCTGCCGGTGCTGGGCGACATCCATGTCGCCAGCGCCTTGTTCTTCGACGTCGGCGTGTACGCCATGGTCGTCGGTTCGACGCTGCTGATGCTTACCGCCCTCGGTCACCAGTCCGTGCGGGCCCATAAACCGAGCAACCAGGCCAAAGTGGTTGCCGCAACGGAAGGAGCCGCCTGA
- a CDS encoding Na+/H+ antiporter subunit C, with protein sequence MEEVIAIAIGVLAASGVWLILRPRTFQVVMGLCLLSYGVNLFIFSMGSLFIGKEPIIKDGVPQDLLNYTDPLPQALVLTAIVISFAMTALFLVVLLASRGLTGTDHVDGREPKE encoded by the coding sequence ATGGAAGAAGTCATCGCAATTGCCATTGGGGTCCTGGCGGCCTCCGGCGTCTGGCTGATCCTGCGGCCACGGACGTTCCAGGTGGTGATGGGCCTGTGCCTGCTGTCGTACGGGGTCAACCTGTTCATTTTCAGCATGGGCAGCCTGTTTATCGGCAAGGAGCCGATCATCAAGGACGGCGTGCCGCAGGACCTGCTCAACTACACCGATCCACTGCCCCAGGCGCTGGTGCTCACGGCCATTGTGATCAGCTTCGCCATGACCGCGCTGTTCCTGGTGGTGTTGCTGGCGTCCCGGGGACTGACCGGCACTGACCATGTGGACGGCCGGGAGCCCAAGGAATGA
- a CDS encoding monovalent cation/H+ antiporter subunit D: MTWMNQLIVAPILLPLLTAALMLMLGEKHRPLKARINLFSSMIGLGIAILLLYWTQKGGPGSIGVYLPGNWQVPFGIVLVVDQLSALMLVLTGIIGVSALLFAMARWDRAGTSFHALFQVQMMGLYGAFLTADLFNLFVFFEVLLAASYGLMLHGSGRARVSSGLHYIAINLLASSLFLIGAAMIYGVTGTLNFADLALKIPLVPEADRGLLHAGAAILATAFLAKAGMWPLNFWLAPAYSSASAPVAAMFAIMTKVGVYTVLRLWTLLFSGQAGASALFGGDWLVYGGMATIICAALAMVAAQRLERMASLSILVSAGILLSAVGFAQPSLTAGALFYLVSSTLALSALFLLAELIERSRSANDLPLDEEIDALPKAMESLHPRPGVNLDDEQKAVIGQVIPWTMAFLGLSFIACALLIIGMPPLSGFIGKLSLLSALVNPLGLGVSVDAPIRPAAWGLVALLILSGLASLIAFARLGIQRFWTPEERPSPLLRRYECLPIFFLLGLSILLTFKAEPLMRYTQDTAVSLNNPEHYVMAVMATRPVPSPEAKAAALEVQP, encoded by the coding sequence ATGACGTGGATGAATCAACTGATCGTCGCGCCGATCCTGCTGCCGTTGCTTACCGCCGCCCTGATGCTGATGCTCGGCGAGAAGCATCGGCCGCTGAAAGCGCGTATCAACCTGTTCTCCAGCATGATCGGGCTGGGCATCGCCATCCTGCTGCTGTACTGGACGCAAAAAGGCGGCCCCGGCTCCATCGGCGTGTACCTGCCGGGCAACTGGCAAGTGCCGTTTGGCATCGTGCTGGTGGTGGACCAATTGTCGGCACTGATGCTGGTGCTCACCGGGATCATTGGCGTGAGCGCGCTGCTGTTCGCTATGGCCCGCTGGGACCGCGCGGGCACCAGCTTCCATGCGCTGTTCCAGGTGCAGATGATGGGTTTATACGGGGCCTTTCTCACCGCCGACCTGTTCAACCTGTTCGTGTTCTTCGAGGTGCTGCTGGCGGCGTCCTATGGCTTGATGCTGCACGGTTCCGGGCGTGCGCGGGTGTCCTCGGGCCTGCATTACATAGCGATCAACCTGCTGGCCTCGTCACTGTTCCTGATTGGCGCGGCGATGATCTATGGCGTCACCGGCACGCTGAACTTCGCTGACCTGGCGCTGAAAATCCCGCTGGTGCCCGAGGCGGATCGCGGCCTGTTGCACGCCGGTGCGGCCATCCTCGCGACGGCATTCCTGGCCAAGGCCGGCATGTGGCCGCTGAACTTCTGGCTGGCCCCCGCCTACTCCTCGGCCAGTGCGCCGGTGGCGGCGATGTTCGCGATCATGACCAAGGTCGGCGTGTACACCGTGCTGCGCCTGTGGACCCTGCTGTTTTCCGGCCAGGCCGGTGCCTCGGCGCTGTTTGGCGGCGACTGGCTGGTGTATGGCGGCATGGCGACCATCATCTGCGCGGCGCTGGCGATGGTGGCGGCGCAGCGGCTGGAGCGCATGGCCAGCTTGAGCATCCTGGTGTCGGCCGGGATCCTGCTGTCGGCCGTGGGTTTCGCTCAGCCGAGCCTCACCGCTGGGGCGCTGTTCTACCTGGTCAGTTCGACCTTGGCGCTGAGTGCGCTGTTTCTGCTGGCCGAACTGATCGAGCGGTCACGCTCGGCCAACGACCTGCCGCTGGATGAAGAGATCGATGCGCTGCCCAAGGCCATGGAATCCCTGCATCCGCGTCCTGGCGTCAACCTCGATGACGAGCAGAAAGCCGTGATCGGCCAGGTGATTCCCTGGACCATGGCCTTCCTGGGCCTGAGCTTTATCGCCTGCGCCCTGTTGATCATCGGCATGCCGCCGCTTTCCGGGTTTATCGGCAAGCTCAGCCTGTTGAGTGCGCTGGTCAATCCACTGGGCCTGGGCGTCAGCGTTGACGCGCCGATCCGCCCGGCGGCCTGGGGCTTGGTGGCGTTGCTGATTCTTTCCGGCCTGGCGTCGTTGATCGCCTTCGCGCGCCTGGGCATCCAGCGCTTTTGGACCCCGGAAGAGCGTCCATCGCCACTGCTGCGTCGCTACGAGTGCCTGCCGATCTTCTTCCTGCTCGGCTTGAGCATCCTGCTGACCTTCAAGGCCGAGCCGCTGATGCGCTACACCCAGGACACGGCTGTCAGCCTGAACAACCCGGAGCACTATGTTATGGCGGTGATGGCGACGCGACCGGTGCCGAGCCCTGAGGCCAAAGCCGCCGCGCTGGAGGTGCAGCCATGA
- a CDS encoding Na+/H+ antiporter subunit E — protein MKRLLPAPWLSLALWVLWLVLNLSVSPGNLLLGALLGFLAPLLMAPLRPLPIRIRRPGVIIRLFFLVGRDVIVSNLQVAWGVLMCGARPPRSRFIKIPLDLRDANGLAALSMITTVVPGTIWSELALDRSILLLHVFDLEDEASFIEHFKSAYERPLMEIFE, from the coding sequence ATGAAACGCCTGTTACCTGCCCCGTGGTTGTCGCTGGCGTTGTGGGTGTTGTGGCTGGTGCTGAACCTGTCGGTAAGCCCCGGCAACCTACTGCTGGGCGCGCTGTTGGGCTTTCTCGCGCCGCTGCTGATGGCGCCGTTGCGGCCGTTGCCCATCCGCATCCGCCGCCCGGGGGTGATTATTCGCCTGTTTTTCCTGGTGGGCCGCGACGTGATCGTCTCCAACCTGCAAGTAGCTTGGGGCGTGCTGATGTGTGGCGCCCGCCCGCCGCGTTCGCGCTTCATCAAGATCCCCCTGGACTTGCGTGATGCCAACGGCCTGGCCGCGCTGTCGATGATCACCACGGTAGTGCCTGGCACCATCTGGTCGGAACTGGCGCTGGACCGCAGCATCCTGCTCCTGCATGTGTTTGACCTGGAGGATGAAGCGTCTTTCATCGAGCACTTCAAGTCCGCCTACGAGCGGCCCCTGATGGAGATCTTCGAATGA
- a CDS encoding K+/H+ antiporter subunit F, whose protein sequence is MSALLSNAILFSLFLFSLAMVLTLIRLFKGPSAQDRVLALDYLYILAMLMMLVLGIRYASDTYFEAALLIALFGFVGSFALAKFLLRGEVIE, encoded by the coding sequence ATGAGCGCCCTGCTCTCCAATGCGATCCTGTTCAGCCTGTTCCTGTTCTCCCTGGCCATGGTGCTGACGCTGATCCGCCTGTTCAAGGGCCCGTCGGCCCAGGACCGGGTACTGGCGCTGGACTACCTGTACATCCTGGCGATGCTGATGATGCTGGTGCTGGGCATTCGGTACGCCAGTGACACCTACTTTGAAGCGGCGCTGTTGATCGCGCTGTTCGGCTTCGTGGGCTCGTTTGCCCTGGCCAAATTCCTGCTGCGTGGGGAGGTGATTGAATGA
- a CDS encoding Na+/H+ antiporter subunit G: MMPLWMETVVAVLLVLSSVFALIGAIGLLRMKDFFQRMHPPALASTLGAWCVALASIIYFSVLKSGPVLHGWLIPILLSITVPVTTLLLARTALFRKRMAGDDVPAEVSSRR; the protein is encoded by the coding sequence ATGATGCCGTTGTGGATGGAAACCGTCGTGGCGGTGCTGTTGGTGCTCAGCAGTGTGTTTGCGCTGATCGGCGCGATCGGGTTGTTGCGCATGAAGGACTTCTTCCAGCGCATGCACCCGCCAGCACTGGCCTCGACGCTGGGAGCGTGGTGTGTGGCGTTGGCGTCGATCATTTATTTTTCGGTGCTCAAGTCCGGGCCGGTGTTGCACGGGTGGTTGATTCCGATTTTGCTGTCGATCACCGTGCCGGTGACCACGTTGCTGTTGGCGCGCACTGCGCTGTTCCGCAAGCGCATGGCCGGTGATGACGTACCGGCCGAAGTCAGCAGCCGCCGCTGA